TTCACAAACGGCTAAAGCTATATTATGTCTAGCTAAAGGAAAAAAATCCTCCAACATTTTTAAACTTTGTTCTGCCTTAGATCTTAGAGAAACTACGGGACATCGACAAGTCACTCTTGCAAATCCATGTTCTTTTGCAAATTTTTTGATCAAAGATTCTGGAGTGAAAATTAAAGGACGTAAAATTGTTATGCCAAAATGCACCATATCCAAAACAGGCAGCATCCCAGAAAATTCAGCTTTATGTAAAAGATTCATTAAAGTGGTTTGTACAAGATCATCTCTATGATGGCCGAATGCTATGGCTGTTGCTCCGATTTCTTTAGCTGCTTGAAATAATAGTCGTCTTCTTGCTTGAGAACAAGAATAGCATTCTGGTGTTTCAGGAGCGTAAGGGGAGACCAAGGAGGTAAAGGGAATTTGTAATCGATCACATATTTTTATTAAATAATGTGTATTGACTTCGGCGCCACAAGAATACTTCCCTGAGATATTCACAGCATGAAGATCTAACTCGGGAAATCCTCTTCCAGAAATTGCTTTAAGCATAAGCAGCAAAGAAAGACTATCTTTCCCTCCACTTAGCGCCACAATAATTTTTCGATGATTTTCCAACATAGAATATGTATATAAAGCCTTGCGTATTAAACTCTCTATCCGCTTCCCAGTCTTTACCCAAGGAGGGTGTAATAATACTGTCATAAACAAGAAATAACTTTTTTTTAAGAAAGATATTTTTAGGTAAGCTTATTTTAAAAGCTAGTAAACTTATTGGTTTTTATGTTTGTCTTTATTAAAATTTTTAGAAATTTAACCAAGAGAAGTTTGTGGCTAAAAAGATCAATAGAAACGATCCTTGTCCCTGTGGATCTAATAAAAAGTACAAACAGTGTTGTCTAAAAAAAGAGGAAATCATAGCCAGACATACCCCAGAGGGAAAGTTTAAATTTTCAGCTTCGGTGCTTTCCTCTGCGGATTCGGATAAGATAAAAGAAAACTTCACTCAATTATTTCAAAAAGCGTCATCGCAACTCACAGAAGAGCAAAAAGAACAAATTAATCAGTATCGTTCGATAACAAAAAGTAAAGTCCCCCCAAGTAAAAAGTCTTTAAATAAAGCAAAAGCAAAAGAAGAGCGCATTATTTCGGAAAAACTCAAGCAATATGACTTCCAAATGTTATCTAAAGAAGAACATCAGGAAATTCAACAAGCTTTAAAAACAAAGCAGCAAAAGCCTGAATTTTCTTCCGAGGTCTTCATCCCAACACAAGAAGATTATCGCGTATCAAAAACGCCGAACTCTCTTCCCAAAGATTCTGATTAGCATGTAAAAATATACTTTCTTATTGAGAATAAAGTTTTCTTTTTGTGATAATAACTTTCCTTTGCTGGAGTAGCTCAATTGGCAGAGCATTCGATTTGTAATCGAACGGTTGAGGGTTCAATTCCTTTCTCCAGCATTCTTTTTTCTGGGGGTGTCGCATAGCGGTCAATTGCATCGGACTGTAAATCCGACTCCTTACGGATACGTTGGTTCAAATCCAGCCACCCCCAGGGTTCTATCATTTTCTCTTTTTATTCTTTTGCCTTTCATTCTTAAATTAATTTAAAAACGAAATAGAAATTATTTATTTTTAATTTTGACTGAAAAAGTTGTTTTTGTTTTTTTGAAGAAAAAAATGAAATAAAAAATAAAAATGACAACACCTAATAGTAATGAATGTTATTTCAAAGTTGATTCTATTATTGATGGAAACTTATCAGCAGCGAATATAACAACATTTGATACCCAAGCAAAGTCGATCAGTTCTTCTGCAACGTTTTCTGTTAATGGAAATGCAACCGTAAAATCCGGCACAAGAGTTTCAGGGCAAACTTATTGCTCCAAATATTCTCTAGATGCCACAGGAGCGTCAACTCGTGTACAAGTGAATCTTAATGGGAACCGCCTAAGCAATGCTGCTCTTCCTCAAAATGATTGTGAGCCAGTGCCAGCCTTTTATGTTCGCTCTCCTGAATTCTATTATACAACGATTCCAGAAGATGCACGAACAACATTCAATAGAAATAGCAGTCCTTTAGAACTTGTTTCAGCTCAAACAATTATCTACCAATCAAGAAATGCAAATAGAGTCTGTCGCATAGTGGATTATGACAAAAGTACGAAAAAAGTTACTTATCCAGGGAGGTACTATATCCAGCTGACAGCTAAAGGAACGTATACTCTTTCATTTGGAATCTCAAAACGTCCTGGATGGAATAACGGCTGGGGATCTCCTGTATACTTACATTGTGCAGGAGGGCCTCCAAATTTTTATTCCAACTCAACTCTAAGAGGAGGAGGAGCATATGCTGAACAAGCGACTCTTGGGACAACAATTCAAGTCACTAACCCGGCTCCAGATCCTAATGCTGCTCCTTTAGGGGATGATTATACCAAACATATTTTCTATCTTACACAAGATGATGATTACTCTATTTTAAATGCTTTTTATTTCAGCATTCTCTTTTACCCGATGGATGAATATCTCATATGAAAAATCAACCTAAATACAACATGACAAACTCTACAAATTTTCGCATGGATACTACAGCAGTAGCATCAGGAGTAAAGGATCAAAACCTTTTCATGGATGGTGCCACTCTCTCCATAACAGGTAGCTCTAGTATTGATGATACCTTATCAGTAAGGAATCTTACAGTTACAGATTCCACAACATCCACTTGTGATGTTGAAATTGGGGGGGATCTCTTAACAGAAAACACAGATTTTCATGCAACTACTCTATCTAGGGGAATGGATATCATTTCTGCTAGCGAAAAAAGTAAAACACCATTTTTAGCCAATATTAGTGATCCACAATCTCCAAGAGACGCCGTAACCTATGCTTTTTATAGAAGAAATAGCGTTCAAGCATATCATTCTTCTGTCTCATATACGAACACCTATGACTTTCTATCTGGGGTTGTAAAATTATTTGCGGGCAATGGAAACAATGAAGTGAACTCTACTCCCAGATACTCAGACTATTTCACTATTAGTGAGGATAGAATCACTCCTAGGAAAGCTGGGATTTATCAAATAACCATACAGTGTACTCGTTTTAGCGGAAAGCACTCAGGAAATGATAACGCCACGTTTTTTTTATACTTGATGTCCCCCACAAATAAAAGCTTACTGTCTAGTACAGATACTCGAGGACTAAGTAATACTGACAGAACAACAAAAGTTTTACATGCAATTTTCCCCGTCCCAGAACTTACTAGGGAAGGAGATTTTTATATACAAGCAACATCGACTGCTGACATGAAAATTAAATACTTTTCAACCAATGTGATTTGGTTCCCTTTTAATATGAGTTTTTCCGAGGTAGATTAAAATGTCTAATCCCGCACCAAAAACAACTATCGGTTTCCCAACTTTCATTCGACTCAACATTACATCTACAAACCTTACAGAAGAAAAGAAAACAAAGGCACTTACTGTTGGTCAAGGGATTACTACAGAAAACCTACAGGCATCAGGAAATCTGAGTATAACTAATGGAGGACTTGAGTGTAGACGCAATTTAGATGTTATAGGGAATATCAATGTTAATCCTACTTCATCCTCTTCTATGCAGTTCAAAGGAAGAGTCAATCTTGCTAGTACACCACTATATTACAAAAATGGAAGTTCCCTACGCACAGATTATGCCAATATTAATGACAGAGCAGACCAACAATACGTTCCTTTTGGAGAATTTAAAAATACAAGAGTTGTCTATACAGAACGCTCTGCAACATCAGGTGGATGGGTAGGAAGTGGAGATTTTGGCGGAGGTAAAAACCTTCCTTGGGAGAAATTTGATAATCAAAGCTATAACACTACGGGCGCTGTTACTTTTTCATCAAATAATGGGCAATTAAACTTTACAGCAAGCTCTACACAACCTAAATTGTTAAGAATTAGCGTGTTCATGACAAAAGATGGGCGATGGTTAGATAATGGAACAGGAGGAGAGGTTGCCCTAGAAGTCACTGTAAATGGCACCAAAAAAACATTAGCCGTATCCACATGTTCAGGACAAAGCAACTATAGAACTCGCCCTATGTCATGGTTTTGCTCAACATTCTACGCTACATCTAATGGATATTTTTCATTAAGAAATATGGATGGAACGTTTCGCGTGCGATTCTTTTCCTGGAACGTAACTGTTTTGCCTTTCATCCTTTGACTGCGGTCTCCCAGGGTCTATCAACTGGGAGATTTTTTTATCACGCGTCCTACGAGATCATATCCAGCACCTCCTGTAATCTCTACAATGTAGCGCTCCCCAAAACCTGTAACCATTTTTGCTTCATTAAGAATCACGCAAGGATCAACTTCTGGAGATTGTCCATAAAATCTCGCTGTAAGCAAGAGATCGCTTTCAGGATGATACCCATCAACTATTACCTCTACCTTCTGTCCTAGAAGATTGCGATTATGATGCTCTACATTGCTTTTCTGTATCTGAGATAATATTTTGAGCCTTGAAGATTTGATTTTTTCAGAAATTTGGTTTGGAAGTGCCGCTGCCGGAGTTCCTGGCTCTTGAGAATATGTGAAAATTCCCAAGTTATCCACCCAACCTTCTTGGATGAAATCCGCAAGCTCTTGAAACTCCTCTTGTGTTTCTCCAGGAAAACCTACAATAACAGAAGAGCGGATATACACATGGGGAATTCTTTCTCTAAGCTTTTGTAAAAGAGCCAAGATTTGCGCTTTAGAAGTTGTTCTACGCATGCTCTTTAAAATGCGATCATTAATATGTTGTAAGGGGATATCCACATAGGGAAGAAGACGAGGGTCATGCTCCATAAGATCTATTATCGCATCATTTACCTCATCAGGATAAAGATACAAAAGACGCAGCCAATAATCTCCAGGTTCTTTTAAAATTTCTTTTAATAAATATTCTAATTGAGAACTACGATCCGAAGAGAAGTCCTTACCATAGTCTCCAAGGTCTTGTGCAATAAGAATAATCTCCTTTATTCCTGAAGATAAAAGTAGGCGCACTTCTTTAAGAACTTGCTCTACAGGCTTGCTGCGCAACTTACCTTTAATTGCGGGGATAATACAAAAGGCGCACTGCTTTTTGCACCCTTCTGAAACTTTTAGGTATGCATAGTGCTTAGGAGTGGATAATTTCCTAGGAACTTCTCCAATTTCAAGATAACTTTTTGCTGAAATGCTCTCGCCTTTTTCTTTAGATTCTATAGCTTCTAAAATATGTTCAACATCACCAGAGCCTAGAAGGTAATGAATATAAGGAAGCCAAGGTTCAAGCTCACTTTTATGCTTTGAAACCATACATCCTGTAAGGATAATCTTCGCACCCTTCTTTTTCTCTTGAATCAAGCGTTGCAAGTACGCTTTACCTTCATCTCTTGCTGCTTTAAGAAAGGCACAGGTATTCAAAATTAAATAATCTGCATTTGCCAATTGATCCGTAGCCTCATATCCTGCTTTTAATAAGATCCCTAACATTACCTCGCTATCTACAAGATTACGAGAACACCCCAGGCTAATAAAATGAATTTTATTTCTAGTATGAACTATTTTTTGTGAAAAAAGATTTTGAGTAGTCATGAGCATTCTAAAAGGTTAATTTTAAGAGGAAATCTTGATTCTTTTTGAAAAAATATAGCATAATAAGTGATTTACCATCACTGGAAAGGGCTCTTTTATGGCAAGCAAGAATCGAGAAATCATTAAACTAAAAAGTTCCGAAAGTTCTGATATGTATTGGACCGTAAAAAATAAAAAGAAAACAACAGGTCGACTAGAACTTAAAAAATATGATAGAAAGCTGCGTAAACATGTAATTTTTAAAGAAGCTAAGTAAAAGGTTTTTGCATCAGCTCTATAAACCTCTTACGTAAGGTTGGTGAGCTGAAATATGAAATTAGAATTCTGCATAGCTTTAAAGTATTTAATCCCTAGGCGAGGAAGAATTTCTTCAGCAATTGTATCCCTATTCTCCATGGGGATCATTTCTCTTGTTATCTGGTTATCTATTGTTTTCATTTCTGTGATTTATGGACTTGAGCAAAGGTGGCTTAATGATCTTTCTCAACTTCACTCGCCAATTACTTTACTTCCTTCTGAAACTTATTATGATTCTTATTTTTATCAGATTGATAAACATGCGAATCTTTCAAACTATACTACCAAGACTCTGGGGGAAAAGCTTTTTTCCTATCCCTCAGATCCTTACGATCCAGAAATAGATTATCGTCTTCCTCAGCATTTTCCTAAGCCAGATCTTAACTCCACAGGAGAATTAAAAGATCCTGTTTCTCTCACCATACAAGCGATTACACCATATTTAACACATCAGCACGCAGAAATTTTAGAATTTGAAGAGGGAATGGGGAACCTTTATCTCAATACAGAAATGCATAGACCTTTAGCACAAACGCTCTCTCATTTTATTTCCTACTCTTCTAAGAGCTTTTACAAACAAAAGGTTCTCCCTTATGAGGAAGCTGATTACAGCTCTACAATGCTCAATGCTCTTAATCGTAGTTCTCAAGGTTGGGAAGAAGACTTTAGGATACTACAAGAACGCTATCAAGGATCTGCAATCCTTCTTCCTCAAAACTATAAAGATCAGGGTTACAAAATAGGGGATGTTGGGAACTTAAACATTTACAATTTGGAAACCCAAAAAGAGATTTCTTATACAGTCCATGTTATCGGATTTTATAATCCAGGACTATCTCCTTTGGGAGCAAAAACTGTCTTTATTGATCCAGAGCTTGCTGAGCTTATTAGAACAAGAACTGAAGGAGCTGGTATAAACAACGGATTTAGAATATTTTTCAAAAATACGAAAAATATTCAACTCATTAAAACACAAATACAAAAAATTTTAAAAAACTTGGAAGTAGAAGATTATTGGGAAATTTCTTCTATTTATGACTATGAGTACTTTAAGCCCATTTTGGACCAGCTACAAAGTGATCAAATTCTTTTTCTCTTTGTTACCATGATTATTCTTATTGTTGCGTGTTCAAATATCGTAACTATGTCTATCCTCCTAGTAAACAATAAGAAAAAAGAAATTGGGGCTTTAAAAGCTATGGGAATCTCTTCAAAAAGCCTCAAAAAAATCTTTGCTCTTTGTGGAGCTATTTCTGGAAGTATTGGAGTCATTTTAGGAACAGCATTGGCAATAATTACTCTCAATAATCTACAGGAAATTGTAAAGTTTCTGAGCTACTTACAAGGGAGAAACGCCTTTAATCCCGTATTTTTTGGGAACCATCTCCCAAATGCCATCCATCCACAAGCAATCCTTTGGTTAGGTTTAGGGACCTTAATCCTTGCAGCAATTTCTGGAGTATTCCCTGCAAGAAAAGTCGCAAAAATGCAAGTTTCAGAAATCTTAAAAGCTGATTAAAAATGACTGTTCTTATAGAGGCAAAACATCTTTCTAAAAGTGTATCACAACAAGATCAAAAAATTTCTATACTCAATGATGTTAACCTTACCTTAAATGCAGGGGAAGCCGTAGCTATTACAGGGCCTTCAGGAAATGGGAAAACCACCCTACTGCATCTTCTAGGAACTTTAGATGCTCCCTCTTCGGGAGAAATAAAATTTTTTGGAAAGAGTTTGCAAAACTCAGACCTTTGCAAGTTTCGGAACCAACATATTGGTTTTGTTTTCCAAAATTTTTATTTGCTAGAAGATGATTCTGTATTAAACAATGTTTTGATGCCAGCAAACATTCGTAGAGAAAAGACTTCTAAAAAGTCTTATATGTATGAAAGAGCCTTAGAGCTAATTGAAAAGGTCAAGCTTTCTCATAAGCTGCATAGTTCATGCTCTAAGCTTTCAGGAGGAGAAAAACAACGCGTCGCTATAGCGAGAGCTTTAATTAATGAGCCGTCGATTATTCTGGCTGATGAACCCTCAGGAAATTTAGATGAGCATACGTCCCAACACATTCATGAACTTCTTCTTTCTCAAGTAAATCCACACCGTGGACTTCTTATTGTTACACACAATAAAAAACTCGCTTCTCAATGCAACAGAGAGGGGAGTATTATTAGAGGACGCCTTCTTTTTTAAGAGAGTTTTCTTCAATTAATAACTTGAATCTTAAATAAATAGATCAAGCTACCAGACTCTCTTTTTATTTGGAAAAAATTTTGCACAAAATTATAATCCCTTCTTTCTGATAGAGCGGTTAAATTGTTTATGGAAAAAAGAAAAGATACGAAGACAACCCTTGCTAAAGCCTCTGAAGTCAAAAAATCTTGGTATGTAGTTGATGCCGCAGGTAAAACTTTAGGAAGATTATCATCTGAAGTTGCAAAGATTTTACGTGGAAAGCATAAAGTAACATTTACTCCACACATTGCTATGGGAGATGGAGTTATTGTAATCAATGCTGAGAAGGTACGTTTAACAGGAGCTAAAAGGGCACAGAAGGTTTATCGCTATTACACGGGATATATTTCTGGACTAAGAGAAATACCTTTCGAAAACATGCTCGCAAGGAAACCTGCATATATTATTGAGAACGCAGTTAAAGGTATGATGCCTAAAAATCGTTTAGGTAAGAAGTTATTGAAATCCTTAAGGATCGTCAAAGGCGAGTCTTATGAGGAATACCAATCTCAAAAGCCAATCGCACTAAATTTTTAAAATAGGGTAATTCGTGGCAAAAAATACGTTACAAGAGTCTGTAGCTACAGGAAGAAGAAAACAAGCTGTATCTAGTGTACGCCTCCGTCCTGGAAGTGGGAAAATAGATGTGAATGGGAAAGATTTTAATGTCTATTTTCCTTTGGAAATTCAAAGGTCCACAATCCTATCGCCTTTGAAAACTATTGGGGATATAAATCAATATGATCTTATTATTCGAGTTAGTGGCGGAGGAATCCAAGGACAAGTCATTGCAACTCGTTTAGGCTTAGCTAGAGCGTTGCTTAAAGAAAATAGTGAATCTAAACATGAGTTAAAGAGTTTAGGATTTCTTACTCGGGATCCTAGGAAGAAAGAGCGTAAAAAATACGGACATAAGAAGGCTCGTAAAAGCTTCCAATTTTCAAAGCGTTAAAATTTTTCTTTTGTTCTATTGTTTTGCAAAGCCTTTCTTTAAAGAAAGGCTTTTCTTTTTTTGGGGATTCCAAAAGAAGCGATTTTCTTTTCTTCTGTGCTTACTCCTGTATAGAAGTTTCCTTTAGAAAGCTCACAATCTCTACCTAAGATACTGATGTGCACTTTGCCAATACTCTCAGAGGCATGAATTAAACCATGGGAATCTTTCTTTAACATCACATGAGAAATTTTTGATGTTTCCTTTTCATGAAGAAAAACCAGCCCTCCGATAGGGAGCTCTTCAAAGCTATCTACAAAAATGCAATCTAGGTACTGATCTCTAGCATTTCTAGGGATATTCCAACCTTGAGACTGATATAAAAGATTTACAAACCCTGAGCAATCAATCCCAAAATTATGAAGACCCTTATGTAAACTGCGCCCTCCCCAAAGATAGGGAAAATCTAAACATCGTTCGGCATCCTCTAATAAACAAGAGGAAGAAATGTTTTCTTTAAGATGGCGGATGTCTCTAGGATTACATGTAGGTATCCCTGGGCCGAAAGTTTGAGATAAATATTTCACCATCTCTGAAGGTAAAGAAAGCTGATTATTTGGGGATAAGGACAATAATGTGCCGAAAGGAAGGGGAAGCTTCCAAGGCTCTAAAAGTGCTGAAAAAGAAATCACCGCAGCATTAGGAGTGCAATCAGAATGAACTACACAGGGAACAAGTTGCTCTAAAGCTAAGGTCCCAGGATAGGGACGCCAAAAATATTGATCTCGCACTATCTGAGAATAGGCGTAAAACCTTCCTGAGCCTCCAGACAACACACTTTCTCCAAAAAGCAACTGAGTTTCTAGCCCCCCACAAGGAGAATATAAATCAGCTATAGAGGAAAAAATGCGGTAGTATTGCATAAAAATGTTTTAGCAGGCTAGACTACGCTACATTGAAGGATACTTTGGAAAACTTCCTCTTCAGAATGTTCAGCAGAAATTCTAGCGACCTTCCCTAAACTTTCATAATAAGCAATCACAGGGACTGTACTTTCAAGATACACTTCTAACCTTTGTTCCACAACTTTAGGATCATCATCAGAACGTTGTACCAAAGCCGTATGACATACAGAGCAAGCCGAGATGTCTTCTTTTTGTTTATAAACCCTATGACAAGAAGGACAGATATATCGTGAACTGATCCTGCGGATAATCTGTTCTTTAGAAACCTCTAAGAAAATCACGCGATAATCAAAGCCTAGAGTTTCTAAAAAATCATTTAACTTATGTGCCTGATCTAGATTTCTTGGAAACCCATCAACAATAGCTCCACAAGAACAATCAGGTTCTTCTAATCGATGAGAAACCAAACTCCAAATCAAGTCATCGGGGACAAATAATCCCTGATCTAAATTTTTTTTAATCTCGATCCCTAGAGGAGAATTTTTCTTAATTGCTGAACGCAATAAATCCCCAGAGCTAATGTGGGGGATTCCTAGCTTTGTAGAAAGATGTTGTGATTGCGTTCCTTTTCCAGATCCAGGAAGCCCCATAATAATATAAACAAAACCTTTATGCATGTCTGAACCTCTCTTAAGAACAGCATTTAAAACAAATTATCACCAACACATTCTTACTATAATCTCTTGTTTCAACACACAAACCTATCTATAAAAAAACAGAAAAATCTTTATTTTATTCAGCAAAGAGATCTTTAAAAAAAGAG
This genomic stretch from Chlamydia pecorum E58 harbors:
- a CDS encoding tRNA 2-thiocytidine biosynthesis TtcA family protein, translating into MTVLLHPPWVKTGKRIESLIRKALYTYSMLENHRKIIVALSGGKDSLSLLLMLKAISGRGFPELDLHAVNISGKYSCGAEVNTHYLIKICDRLQIPFTSLVSPYAPETPECYSCSQARRRLLFQAAKEIGATAIAFGHHRDDLVQTTLMNLLHKAEFSGMLPVLDMVHFGITILRPLIFTPESLIKKFAKEHGFARVTCRCPVVSLRSKAEQSLKMLEDFFPLARHNIALAVCENGSSKSQKEKIET
- a CDS encoding SEC-C metal-binding domain-containing protein — encoded protein: MAKKINRNDPCPCGSNKKYKQCCLKKEEIIARHTPEGKFKFSASVLSSADSDKIKENFTQLFQKASSQLTEEQKEQINQYRSITKSKVPPSKKSLNKAKAKEERIISEKLKQYDFQMLSKEEHQEIQQALKTKQQKPEFSSEVFIPTQEDYRVSKTPNSLPKDSD
- the rimO gene encoding 30S ribosomal protein S12 methylthiotransferase RimO, giving the protein MTTQNLFSQKIVHTRNKIHFISLGCSRNLVDSEVMLGILLKAGYEATDQLANADYLILNTCAFLKAARDEGKAYLQRLIQEKKKGAKIILTGCMVSKHKSELEPWLPYIHYLLGSGDVEHILEAIESKEKGESISAKSYLEIGEVPRKLSTPKHYAYLKVSEGCKKQCAFCIIPAIKGKLRSKPVEQVLKEVRLLLSSGIKEIILIAQDLGDYGKDFSSDRSSQLEYLLKEILKEPGDYWLRLLYLYPDEVNDAIIDLMEHDPRLLPYVDIPLQHINDRILKSMRRTTSKAQILALLQKLRERIPHVYIRSSVIVGFPGETQEEFQELADFIQEGWVDNLGIFTYSQEPGTPAAALPNQISEKIKSSRLKILSQIQKSNVEHHNRNLLGQKVEVIVDGYHPESDLLLTARFYGQSPEVDPCVILNEAKMVTGFGERYIVEITGGAGYDLVGRVIKKSPS
- the rpmG gene encoding 50S ribosomal protein L33 translates to MASKNREIIKLKSSESSDMYWTVKNKKKTTGRLELKKYDRKLRKHVIFKEAK
- a CDS encoding ABC transporter permease, which produces MKLEFCIALKYLIPRRGRISSAIVSLFSMGIISLVIWLSIVFISVIYGLEQRWLNDLSQLHSPITLLPSETYYDSYFYQIDKHANLSNYTTKTLGEKLFSYPSDPYDPEIDYRLPQHFPKPDLNSTGELKDPVSLTIQAITPYLTHQHAEILEFEEGMGNLYLNTEMHRPLAQTLSHFISYSSKSFYKQKVLPYEEADYSSTMLNALNRSSQGWEEDFRILQERYQGSAILLPQNYKDQGYKIGDVGNLNIYNLETQKEISYTVHVIGFYNPGLSPLGAKTVFIDPELAELIRTRTEGAGINNGFRIFFKNTKNIQLIKTQIQKILKNLEVEDYWEISSIYDYEYFKPILDQLQSDQILFLFVTMIILIVACSNIVTMSILLVNNKKKEIGALKAMGISSKSLKKIFALCGAISGSIGVILGTALAIITLNNLQEIVKFLSYLQGRNAFNPVFFGNHLPNAIHPQAILWLGLGTLILAAISGVFPARKVAKMQVSEILKAD
- a CDS encoding ABC transporter ATP-binding protein translates to MTVLIEAKHLSKSVSQQDQKISILNDVNLTLNAGEAVAITGPSGNGKTTLLHLLGTLDAPSSGEIKFFGKSLQNSDLCKFRNQHIGFVFQNFYLLEDDSVLNNVLMPANIRREKTSKKSYMYERALELIEKVKLSHKLHSSCSKLSGGEKQRVAIARALINEPSIILADEPSGNLDEHTSQHIHELLLSQVNPHRGLLIVTHNKKLASQCNREGSIIRGRLLF
- the rplM gene encoding 50S ribosomal protein L13 → MEKRKDTKTTLAKASEVKKSWYVVDAAGKTLGRLSSEVAKILRGKHKVTFTPHIAMGDGVIVINAEKVRLTGAKRAQKVYRYYTGYISGLREIPFENMLARKPAYIIENAVKGMMPKNRLGKKLLKSLRIVKGESYEEYQSQKPIALNF
- the rpsI gene encoding 30S ribosomal protein S9, with the translated sequence MAKNTLQESVATGRRKQAVSSVRLRPGSGKIDVNGKDFNVYFPLEIQRSTILSPLKTIGDINQYDLIIRVSGGGIQGQVIATRLGLARALLKENSESKHELKSLGFLTRDPRKKERKKYGHKKARKSFQFSKR
- a CDS encoding C40 family peptidase, with translation MQYYRIFSSIADLYSPCGGLETQLLFGESVLSGGSGRFYAYSQIVRDQYFWRPYPGTLALEQLVPCVVHSDCTPNAAVISFSALLEPWKLPLPFGTLLSLSPNNQLSLPSEMVKYLSQTFGPGIPTCNPRDIRHLKENISSSCLLEDAERCLDFPYLWGGRSLHKGLHNFGIDCSGFVNLLYQSQGWNIPRNARDQYLDCIFVDSFEELPIGGLVFLHEKETSKISHVMLKKDSHGLIHASESIGKVHISILGRDCELSKGNFYTGVSTEEKKIASFGIPKKRKAFL
- a CDS encoding nucleoside monophosphate kinase — translated: MHKGFVYIIMGLPGSGKGTQSQHLSTKLGIPHISSGDLLRSAIKKNSPLGIEIKKNLDQGLFVPDDLIWSLVSHRLEEPDCSCGAIVDGFPRNLDQAHKLNDFLETLGFDYRVIFLEVSKEQIIRRISSRYICPSCHRVYKQKEDISACSVCHTALVQRSDDDPKVVEQRLEVYLESTVPVIAYYESLGKVARISAEHSEEEVFQSILQCSVV